In Anseongella ginsenosidimutans, one genomic interval encodes:
- a CDS encoding LamG domain-containing protein: protein MERLYFNCLTTTLFLSLQLFGYKAQAATHFIPAIDIASASASASADIASAGTVSGKLYNPDDYGIEGYGVDEYGVYIHFYLVVASKEGPTSKIDGRVKVRYSDRGATFIGSLFDYGGDPETMRIRTKFLDTYHSSGGIRFRAENGTPANNAWSGFITVPDGDEYKTDGGAELTEVHIRWYIPEELIGKRLTILHSQALYIAGDYVGIQETTMYFDKVKSRTSKIFSPPLPDATFSTGEISANPDKMLVRYAYSGTTAPAGATVRHWLNDDMNNDVTDASNVKPTGTLDAVKSNFEQRHDFYSEFIGQGGHMRYRQSQVVMVPPYIWPVELKAAYDGENKVALSWNVNLPGAGTNFIDGDKFEVARSTDSTFGDITKIKAVGTIDYDPAQTHYETLDNLADLRDSTHVYYRVRRTESKNTWEWKVSVNAGLYVELDTILKADTVLLDETAGPKAIITWQPFKGVWFSGTRFTITKSNQTTGAAPQIINLDEKDARSGTYTDDNIPYCSEFTYSIELTFGGNFDSPPEADVPGSVLAVDVGTIKDLYVSKGYFPDRTELRWSAEGIFDSYIIKRRIYGSGDNFAQIATVPGTSANSDIQTDDPKGIPGVYYEYRVVGAVNCNNTTKYSKDTLQAVGFRSPAGTVYGRITYENGQAVENVAVRLESADNAQLGRSIYLNGEAESYLMIDSLYHPFSGPAFTVEAWIRPDDKQPVNQVIFSQSGQYELGFNGAGQLYFRYKNEVVTGAYIIQNQSFVHLAGVYGRDSLGLMLNDSLIAVIPCLAQPGGSPDTTVYIGRNANGNHFKGYIDEMRAWNIALDAQRVKRDYTRLMAGNEAGLAAYWRFDETIEDQFYDISNTSSNYHKNDGILAMQAVRSNVIPTPDQLSLKAYTDISGNYMISGIPYTGNGTTYAIVPLLGTHQFDPTSVNRLISSNSSEFTVNFVDKSSFPVSGYVYYQNSTVPVKGVQFMIDGKYAQKENGQIIETDALGKFSISVPVGVHEVKAVKTNHVFVNDGKITNRFGGNLNYQEPVSERILYDSTTVRFIGRVAGGVIQSDYPLGHSLSRNNLGENLSITMELAGAQNRKINASAVDSLVTVKHLLPSGQSDPSRVHRTRVNFQEYAITIYPDSVTGEFAVDLIPEDFNVMSVKATGHSSLNLPGNLPLNINLTNKFFVESEVHASDTVFYNYAYKFIERNKPLIDVSQVNISGNSVPFFGDTVTTVNLLNNQGYRVPVYDFSDGSYLFGYPVFEQNRSYRLRVSAYELYEYFEEDDPQNPVSTDRVPTQDGLVSIANDLRRGSNIPDTLSLNEEGEGIYQFQAGEPEISNGVGRKGLSVTVDIGGQPIPWNNGNKLEGYIVGWKKTGTDFITAGPNEIVRVLRDPPGSNSYAWFEEGTSTIVEKEYVGSVIQAGSEELKNSLGAATITFVGVGGGTINVTEAGNTYAGKLSHSETFTGKDKSTTVTKFLSRYQTSADPTRVGADADLFIGNSTNFTYGSTLELIVVKNDEVKTGSDMVFFDGAAAGVDYSIVRRTGINIAQRFGTHFVYTAKHIEDILIPGIVEIRNTLLLPVSTSPAAAQQRANSLKEEVYVSKLPPGDPNYGASNVDAEAFGVGVLSAPWGDGPSYKIYTPDLPGYNQTDTILALNQHIKGWKRELYENEKVKVSDPVHVKNFSFTGGGDVQYSEYAGITEVTSTDFNITLGAAFLSSIGVTINKTGLTLNIEEGLTTEQGGNFSDGGTEEKTFGFTFSESSVDYLSVDVLKAKDSTFVFKTKGGETACPYEGPTLTKYFQPGTTIDQPTMRAEAPDITVEKPVAADIPSTRNATFSLQLQNASETERGVSFYLQVMEDSNPDGAKIYMDGASLATGRAVWLNAGQVLQKTITLERGPEAMEYEDIVLRLISECDTTAFDLVNISAHFIPSCSDVHIQSPADNWLLNTQSPVNAAGERYLPLVIDEFDTSNSLFGYIGLQYKPLASSTWTSVVKFYADSASYEEAQGAKQLITGNEINYQLVMSDASFSDQQYEIRTVAVCMDNGQQVSTTASNVIRGTKDTYRPRLFGSPQPANGVLDITEDVRLNLNETIAAGLLSYPDFQVTGIRNGSLGDHSVSVRLDGQDDYLATEFNRNLEGKDITVEMWVLPGGQTSGIPAGSPRGTLFSHGNSNQSLELAFAAGNYLEVRVGETVVKSEAPLVYKPGEWAHVALVYNAAASTVSAVYNFAEVISGVPVTTYSGSGHFEFGRSIAKQGNYFEGAMHEARIWTESLTPTRLQANSLLRLSGAENGLLGYYPMTEGKGDKAFDKAHGAHAGLQGNWATPPGKAISFDGNGYLKLNTATAPVTGRMDYTMELWFKAEPGQGDAALASSGKGDGNDNSGSRSVFFLGFENGLLTYRNNGVKMQAEGNYLDNDWHHLAIAVNRNSGVAQFFVDGELNSYFDGNALGGLAAPFIYLGARGWHEQGDAATVSFDRHFKGKIDEFRLWNTYLNATLVSENSNVRLKGDELGLLLYYPFEDYVEFQNNQELAFSLADLKIQQDPATVIPPAETVNATETDDKAPVKDHGSVDNLQFDYVVNDDALIINLLEPRQAIDKTIVTFRVENLRDMNGNIMESPVTWTAYIDRNQLSWSDDEFTLSKELYAPMEFESYILNSGGSVQHFRLDNLPSWLRASPSSGTIEPQGREKIVFRINEGLNVGAYDEIIYMRNDDDETEALPVSLKVAGEEPDWAVDPADFDYSMIVYGKLRINGIFSANPDDILAAFTGGECVGFTRNVYNEANDLWYTFLTVYSNTLQHDDLEFRIWDAASGKTYQAVPSAGVSFSNDAIAGTAAGPILFEGREMVFQDIPLTQGWNWISFNLSSGNLDDIPSTLSKGQWQSGDIVKNEELGFHQYSSSGGWLGYLESFNNTSLFMLKAGLAQSLSIDGIPLDIAATPIPVKGGRWNYISYLPQGNMTVQEALAGYEASDEDVIKSQTGFAMYNSQTGWVGNLTFLEPGKGYMLYRKAANDVTFHYPAQGGILNQAGGGRTVETVPLRSSGSTALPGGLRAGAIQAAQRLNPLQAPVENNFYFAENMTVIAVLDDEFDLSSEDRVIAYVNGEVRGKAAQVTNPLNGKPQFFINIAGDENAPVYFEIERQGRIVARSATTIAYRSDSRAGTVDDPLVIRIENEHAEITMYPNPFGRQLTISGEIRAGGSAGGESPGSQRETSPVHEVQLLVYDVTGAKVLEGPPQRISGNNFRLTWDGRNMGGQVCLPGVYFIHVLIDGRPLSGKVIKVDSPK from the coding sequence ATGGAAAGACTCTACTTTAACTGTTTGACAACTACCCTGTTTTTATCGCTGCAGCTTTTTGGATATAAAGCGCAAGCGGCCACCCATTTCATTCCAGCTATTGATATTGCTTCCGCTTCCGCTTCCGCTTCCGCTGATATTGCTTCCGCCGGGACTGTTTCAGGCAAGTTATATAATCCGGATGATTATGGTATAGAAGGTTATGGTGTTGATGAATACGGGGTATATATACATTTTTATTTGGTAGTAGCCAGTAAAGAAGGGCCTACCTCCAAGATAGACGGCAGAGTAAAGGTTAGGTATTCTGATCGCGGAGCGACTTTCATCGGCAGTTTATTTGACTATGGAGGTGATCCTGAAACCATGCGGATCAGGACAAAATTTCTTGATACTTATCATAGCTCGGGAGGAATCCGGTTCAGGGCTGAAAATGGCACTCCGGCAAATAATGCATGGTCGGGATTTATAACAGTTCCCGATGGAGATGAATATAAGACGGATGGGGGTGCGGAATTAACAGAGGTGCATATCAGGTGGTATATTCCGGAGGAGCTTATCGGAAAACGCCTCACGATACTACATAGTCAAGCCCTTTATATTGCCGGCGATTACGTAGGTATTCAGGAAACAACCATGTATTTTGATAAGGTAAAATCAAGGACATCAAAAATATTCAGTCCGCCGCTGCCCGATGCCACGTTTTCTACCGGGGAGATCTCCGCGAATCCGGATAAAATGCTGGTACGGTATGCTTATAGCGGCACCACCGCGCCTGCCGGTGCTACTGTCAGGCATTGGCTGAACGACGATATGAATAATGATGTTACCGATGCATCCAATGTAAAGCCCACGGGGACATTGGATGCGGTAAAGAGCAACTTTGAGCAGCGACATGATTTTTATTCGGAATTTATCGGACAGGGAGGTCATATGCGCTACCGTCAATCACAGGTGGTAATGGTTCCCCCTTATATCTGGCCTGTTGAGCTGAAAGCGGCCTACGATGGGGAAAACAAGGTCGCCCTCTCCTGGAATGTAAATCTGCCCGGCGCGGGAACGAATTTTATTGACGGGGATAAATTTGAGGTTGCTCGTTCAACGGACAGCACGTTCGGAGACATCACTAAAATCAAAGCGGTGGGCACCATCGATTACGATCCGGCCCAAACCCATTACGAGACGCTCGACAACCTGGCCGACCTCCGGGACAGCACGCATGTATACTACCGTGTAAGGCGTACCGAATCCAAAAACACCTGGGAGTGGAAGGTGTCCGTGAATGCCGGTCTTTATGTTGAACTGGATACCATCTTAAAAGCGGATACAGTTTTGCTGGATGAAACGGCCGGCCCAAAAGCTATTATCACCTGGCAACCATTTAAGGGGGTATGGTTTTCGGGTACCCGGTTTACCATTACAAAATCCAATCAAACCACCGGCGCCGCGCCTCAAATAATAAATCTTGACGAAAAGGATGCCCGTTCAGGTACCTATACTGATGACAATATTCCCTATTGCAGCGAGTTTACCTACTCCATTGAACTGACATTTGGCGGCAATTTTGATTCGCCTCCGGAAGCGGACGTGCCGGGAAGCGTTCTCGCCGTCGACGTCGGAACCATCAAGGACCTGTATGTGTCCAAGGGGTATTTTCCCGATCGGACGGAATTAAGATGGAGCGCCGAAGGTATATTCGATAGTTATATTATCAAGCGGAGGATCTATGGCTCCGGCGATAATTTCGCCCAGATAGCCACTGTTCCGGGCACTTCGGCCAATAGTGATATCCAGACCGACGATCCCAAGGGAATTCCGGGAGTTTATTACGAATATAGAGTAGTAGGGGCGGTCAACTGCAATAACACGACAAAATACTCGAAGGACACCCTGCAAGCCGTGGGTTTTCGCAGCCCGGCGGGAACGGTCTATGGACGCATCACCTACGAGAACGGGCAGGCCGTGGAAAATGTAGCGGTAAGATTGGAAAGTGCGGATAACGCTCAATTGGGACGAAGTATTTATCTGAACGGAGAAGCTGAAAGCTACCTGATGATCGATTCGCTGTACCACCCCTTTTCCGGCCCGGCCTTTACGGTAGAAGCCTGGATCCGCCCGGATGACAAGCAGCCTGTAAATCAGGTAATATTTAGCCAGTCGGGGCAATATGAACTGGGTTTTAACGGCGCAGGACAGCTGTATTTCCGGTATAAAAATGAAGTAGTAACGGGAGCGTATATTATCCAAAACCAATCCTTTGTACACCTGGCCGGGGTTTATGGCAGGGACTCCCTTGGGCTGATGCTTAACGATTCGCTCATAGCGGTTATTCCCTGCCTTGCCCAGCCGGGCGGAAGCCCTGATACCACGGTATATATCGGACGGAATGCAAATGGCAATCACTTCAAAGGTTACATTGATGAAATGCGGGCCTGGAATATCGCGCTGGACGCACAGCGCGTGAAGCGGGACTATACCCGGCTGATGGCGGGTAACGAAGCCGGCCTGGCGGCCTACTGGCGCTTTGACGAAACAATTGAAGATCAATTCTACGATATTTCAAATACCAGCAGCAATTATCATAAAAATGACGGCATACTAGCTATGCAGGCCGTAAGGTCGAACGTTATCCCAACGCCCGACCAGCTTTCTCTGAAGGCTTATACCGATATTTCCGGGAATTATATGATCTCCGGCATTCCCTACACGGGTAATGGCACTACCTATGCCATTGTTCCCCTGCTGGGTACCCATCAATTCGATCCTACATCGGTGAACCGGCTGATATCGTCCAATTCGTCCGAATTCACCGTGAATTTTGTGGATAAATCTTCCTTCCCTGTGTCGGGATACGTTTACTATCAGAATAGTACCGTGCCGGTGAAAGGCGTTCAATTTATGATAGATGGCAAGTATGCGCAAAAAGAGAACGGCCAGATCATAGAAACCGATGCGCTGGGAAAATTCTCGATATCCGTGCCGGTGGGTGTCCATGAAGTGAAAGCGGTGAAAACGAACCATGTATTTGTTAACGATGGAAAGATCACCAATCGATTCGGCGGGAACCTGAATTACCAGGAGCCGGTGAGTGAACGCATTTTGTATGACAGCACTACGGTGCGCTTTATAGGCCGGGTAGCGGGCGGCGTTATACAAAGCGATTATCCCCTGGGGCATTCTCTTTCCAGGAATAACCTTGGGGAAAACCTTTCAATAACGATGGAACTGGCCGGCGCCCAAAACCGGAAGATCAATGCTTCCGCGGTTGATAGCCTGGTTACCGTAAAGCATTTACTGCCGTCCGGCCAAAGCGACCCTTCCCGGGTGCATCGCACGCGCGTGAATTTCCAGGAATATGCCATTACCATTTACCCGGATTCCGTCACCGGGGAATTTGCCGTTGACCTTATTCCGGAGGACTTTAACGTGATGTCCGTAAAGGCAACCGGGCATTCCAGCCTGAACCTGCCCGGGAATCTTCCGCTGAATATTAACCTGACCAATAAATTTTTTGTCGAAAGTGAAGTGCATGCCTCCGATACGGTTTTCTATAATTACGCTTATAAATTTATTGAGCGAAATAAACCGCTTATTGACGTAAGCCAGGTGAATATATCGGGGAATAGTGTTCCTTTTTTCGGGGATACCGTGACTACGGTTAATTTGCTGAACAACCAGGGATATCGTGTGCCTGTTTATGATTTTTCGGACGGCAGCTATTTATTCGGCTACCCGGTTTTTGAACAGAACAGATCGTACCGGCTCCGGGTAAGCGCATATGAGTTATATGAGTATTTTGAAGAAGATGACCCGCAAAATCCGGTATCCACGGACCGTGTTCCAACTCAAGACGGACTTGTATCCATCGCGAATGATTTGAGGCGCGGTTCAAATATTCCCGATACGCTTAGCCTGAATGAAGAAGGCGAAGGAATTTACCAGTTCCAGGCCGGTGAGCCGGAAATTTCGAATGGGGTCGGGAGAAAGGGGCTTAGCGTCACCGTTGATATAGGCGGCCAGCCCATTCCATGGAATAACGGAAACAAACTGGAAGGCTATATAGTAGGGTGGAAGAAGACAGGAACCGATTTTATAACGGCAGGGCCGAACGAAATCGTGCGGGTACTCCGGGACCCGCCCGGATCCAACAGTTACGCCTGGTTTGAAGAGGGTACCAGCACTATCGTAGAAAAGGAATACGTTGGATCCGTTATCCAGGCAGGTTCGGAGGAATTGAAAAACTCGCTGGGAGCGGCAACTATTACATTTGTAGGTGTGGGCGGCGGGACCATTAATGTAACGGAAGCCGGAAACACGTACGCGGGCAAGCTTAGCCATTCGGAAACATTTACCGGGAAGGATAAAAGCACGACGGTCACGAAATTCCTGAGCCGGTATCAGACAAGTGCAGATCCGACCCGGGTTGGCGCCGATGCCGATCTCTTTATCGGGAATTCCACCAATTTTACCTATGGAAGTACACTTGAACTGATCGTCGTAAAGAACGATGAAGTGAAAACCGGTTCTGATATGGTCTTTTTCGACGGAGCCGCCGCTGGCGTTGATTATTCTATAGTCCGAAGGACCGGGATTAATATCGCCCAGCGATTCGGAACCCATTTTGTGTACACCGCCAAACATATCGAAGATATACTGATCCCCGGGATAGTGGAGATCAGGAATACCCTGCTTCTGCCGGTTTCAACCTCGCCTGCTGCTGCCCAGCAAAGGGCTAACTCATTAAAGGAAGAGGTATATGTTTCTAAATTGCCTCCTGGTGACCCAAATTATGGTGCGTCTAATGTGGATGCGGAAGCATTTGGGGTTGGGGTGCTTTCCGCGCCCTGGGGCGACGGCCCAAGCTATAAAATATATACTCCCGATCTGCCCGGTTATAACCAGACGGATACGATCCTGGCTTTGAACCAGCACATCAAAGGCTGGAAGCGCGAATTGTATGAAAATGAAAAGGTGAAAGTATCCGATCCTGTTCATGTAAAGAATTTTTCCTTTACCGGCGGAGGCGATGTTCAGTATTCGGAATATGCCGGGATAACGGAAGTAACCAGCACGGATTTCAATATAACGCTTGGGGCCGCTTTCCTGAGCAGTATCGGTGTCACGATCAACAAAACCGGATTGACTCTTAATATTGAAGAAGGCCTGACGACCGAACAAGGGGGTAATTTCAGCGACGGCGGCACCGAAGAAAAGACCTTTGGTTTTACGTTTTCCGAAAGCAGCGTGGATTACCTCAGCGTGGACGTGCTGAAAGCAAAGGATAGTACCTTCGTATTCAAAACAAAGGGCGGCGAAACAGCATGCCCGTATGAAGGCCCTACCTTAACAAAATATTTTCAGCCCGGCACTACCATTGACCAGCCGACCATGCGGGCGGAAGCGCCGGATATTACGGTGGAAAAACCCGTTGCCGCTGATATACCTTCTACGCGCAATGCTACCTTTTCCCTGCAGCTTCAGAACGCATCCGAAACGGAGCGGGGCGTGTCCTTTTACCTGCAGGTAATGGAAGACAGTAACCCGGACGGGGCAAAGATCTATATGGACGGCGCCTCCCTGGCCACCGGAAGAGCTGTCTGGCTCAATGCCGGGCAGGTACTGCAAAAGACCATTACCCTGGAGCGCGGGCCGGAGGCGATGGAGTATGAAGACATTGTACTGCGGCTGATCTCTGAATGTGATACCACCGCTTTTGACCTGGTTAATATTTCGGCCCATTTTATTCCATCCTGCTCGGATGTGCATATCCAATCACCGGCTGATAACTGGCTTTTGAACACCCAGTCTCCGGTGAATGCCGCCGGGGAGCGATACCTGCCCCTGGTTATTGATGAATTTGATACGAGTAACAGCTTATTCGGCTATATAGGCCTCCAGTATAAGCCCCTGGCCAGTTCAACCTGGACCTCGGTTGTTAAATTTTATGCGGATTCCGCTTCCTACGAGGAGGCCCAGGGCGCCAAACAGTTAATTACGGGTAATGAGATTAACTACCAGCTGGTCATGAGCGATGCTTCGTTCAGCGACCAGCAATATGAGATCAGGACGGTGGCCGTCTGCATGGATAATGGACAGCAGGTATCCACAACTGCATCAAACGTGATAAGAGGAACGAAGGATACGTACCGGCCCCGACTGTTCGGCAGTCCGCAGCCGGCTAACGGCGTGCTGGATATTACTGAAGATGTCCGGCTCAATTTGAATGAAACGATTGCTGCGGGCCTGCTTTCTTATCCGGATTTCCAGGTGACCGGTATCCGTAACGGCTCCCTGGGTGATCATTCTGTGTCGGTAAGGCTGGACGGGCAGGATGATTACCTGGCTACTGAATTTAATAGGAACCTGGAAGGGAAAGATATCACGGTGGAAATGTGGGTTTTGCCGGGCGGGCAAACGAGCGGCATACCTGCCGGGAGCCCGCGCGGAACTCTTTTCAGCCACGGAAATAGCAACCAATCCCTGGAACTTGCTTTTGCAGCGGGCAATTACCTGGAAGTGAGGGTTGGGGAAACGGTTGTTAAAAGTGAAGCGCCCCTGGTGTACAAACCCGGAGAATGGGCGCATGTGGCGCTGGTTTATAATGCAGCGGCTTCTACTGTTTCGGCAGTCTATAATTTCGCGGAAGTGATCAGCGGCGTCCCGGTAACCACTTATAGCGGAAGCGGCCATTTTGAGTTCGGACGAAGTATCGCGAAGCAGGGCAACTATTTCGAAGGGGCCATGCACGAGGCCAGGATATGGACCGAAAGCCTCACGCCAACGCGTTTACAGGCGAACAGCCTGCTTCGTTTATCGGGCGCTGAGAACGGGCTGCTCGGCTATTATCCGATGACAGAGGGAAAAGGCGATAAGGCTTTTGATAAAGCGCATGGCGCGCATGCCGGCCTGCAGGGGAACTGGGCTACGCCGCCCGGAAAAGCCATCAGCTTCGACGGGAACGGATACCTGAAGCTGAATACAGCCACCGCTCCGGTAACCGGCCGGATGGATTACACGATGGAACTTTGGTTTAAAGCGGAACCGGGCCAGGGAGATGCGGCCCTGGCATCCAGCGGAAAAGGCGATGGCAATGATAACAGCGGATCCCGCAGCGTCTTCTTTTTAGGTTTTGAGAATGGCTTGCTTACCTACCGCAATAACGGCGTCAAAATGCAGGCCGAAGGAAATTATTTGGACAATGACTGGCATCACCTGGCTATTGCCGTGAACCGCAACTCAGGTGTTGCACAGTTCTTCGTGGACGGCGAACTCAACAGTTATTTCGATGGGAATGCCCTGGGAGGATTAGCTGCACCCTTTATCTACCTGGGAGCCAGGGGATGGCATGAGCAGGGTGATGCGGCTACGGTGTCATTTGACCGCCACTTCAAAGGAAAAATAGATGAGTTCCGTCTCTGGAATACCTACCTGAATGCCACCCTGGTAAGCGAGAACAGTAACGTACGGCTTAAAGGAGATGAGCTGGGGCTTTTATTGTACTATCCGTTTGAGGACTACGTGGAGTTCCAGAATAACCAGGAACTGGCTTTCAGCCTGGCCGATTTAAAAATACAGCAGGATCCTGCGACGGTTATTCCCCCTGCCGAAACGGTGAATGCAACGGAAACAGACGATAAAGCGCCGGTTAAAGACCATGGCTCGGTGGACAACCTGCAATTCGACTACGTGGTGAATGACGACGCGCTGATCATTAATTTGCTGGAGCCAAGGCAGGCGATTGATAAAACCATTGTCACTTTCCGGGTGGAAAACCTGCGCGATATGAATGGCAATATAATGGAATCGCCGGTCACCTGGACAGCCTATATTGACCGGAATCAATTGAGTTGGAGTGATGATGAATTCACGCTGAGCAAGGAATTATATGCGCCCATGGAATTTGAATCGTATATTCTGAACAGCGGCGGCAGCGTGCAGCATTTCCGGCTGGACAATCTTCCTTCCTGGCTGCGCGCCAGTCCTTCCAGCGGTACCATTGAGCCTCAGGGTCGGGAAAAAATTGTATTCCGCATAAATGAAGGCCTGAATGTAGGCGCTTATGATGAGATCATCTATATGCGTAATGATGACGACGAAACCGAAGCCTTGCCGGTTAGCCTGAAAGTGGCGGGCGAGGAACCGGACTGGGCCGTGGACCCCGCCGATTTTGATTACAGCATGATCGTTTATGGTAAACTGCGTATCAATGGCATTTTTTCGGCGAATCCGGATGATATACTGGCCGCGTTTACCGGCGGGGAATGCGTTGGGTTCACGCGAAACGTTTATAATGAGGCAAATGATCTCTGGTACACCTTCCTGACGGTCTATAGCAATACGCTGCAGCACGATGATCTTGAATTCCGAATCTGGGACGCCGCCAGCGGTAAAACCTACCAGGCAGTGCCTTCGGCCGGTGTTTCTTTTAGCAATGATGCCATTGCCGGCACGGCCGCCGGCCCTATTCTGTTTGAGGGCCGGGAGATGGTCTTCCAGGATATCCCCTTGACCCAGGGCTGGAATTGGATATCCTTTAACCTTTCCAGCGGGAACCTCGATGATATACCATCCACGTTATCCAAGGGGCAATGGCAGTCCGGAGATATCGTGAAGAACGAGGAGCTGGGATTTCATCAATATTCCTCGTCAGGCGGCTGGCTGGGGTACCTGGAATCTTTTAATAATACGTCTCTTTTCATGCTGAAGGCCGGCCTTGCCCAGTCCCTGAGTATCGACGGCATTCCGCTGGATATCGCCGCTACCCCCATTCCGGTGAAAGGCGGGCGCTGGAATTATATCAGTTACCTGCCACAGGGCAATATGACCGTGCAGGAAGCCCTGGCGGGCTACGAAGCATCGGATGAAGACGTGATCAAGTCGCAGACCGGTTTCGCTATGTATAATTCGCAGACCGGCTGGGTGGGTAATCTCACTTTCCTGGAACCTGGCAAAGGGTATATGCTGTACCGGAAAGCGGCAAACGATGTGACCTTCCACTATCCTGCTCAGGGCGGTATATTGAACCAGGCCGGCGGGGGCCGGACCGTGGAAACCGTTCCTTTGCGATCTTCGGGAAGCACGGCCTTGCCCGGCGGGCTGCGGGCGGGCGCCATACAGGCCGCTCAGCGGCTTAATCCCCTGCAGGCGCCGGTGGAAAATAACTTTTATTTCGCCGAAAATATGACTGTAATTGCTGTCCTGGATGATGAATTTGATCTTAGCTCCGAGGATCGCGTAATTGCCTACGTGAATGGCGAAGTAAGGGGCAAGGCAGCGCAAGTTACCAACCCGCTGAACGGGAAGCCCCAATTCTTTATAAATATCGCCGGCGATGAAAACGCGCCCGTGTATTTTGAGATCGAACGCCAGGGAAGGATAGTGGCCCGCTCGGCTACGACAATTGCCTACCGGTCGGACAGCAGGGCGGGTACGGTGGACGATCCCCTGGTGATCCGCATTGAGAATGAGCATGCGGAGATCACCATGTACCCTAACCCCTTTGGCCGGCAGCTCACGATCAGCGGGGAGATCCGCGCCGGCGGAAGCGCCGGCGGTGAAAGCCCTGGAAGCCAGCGCGAAACTTCCCCTGTTCATGAAGTACAGTTACTGGTATATGACGTTACCGGTGCAAAGGTGCTGGAAGGGCCGCCGCAGCGGATAAGCGGTAATAATTTCCGCCTTACCTGGGACGGGCGGAACATGGGCGGCCAGGTTTGCCTGCCGGGAGTTTATTTTATTCATGTGCTTATTGACGGCAGGCCTCTTTCAGGTAAAGTGATCAAGGTGGATTCTCCTAAGTGA
- a CDS encoding DEAD/DEAH box helicase — translation MITSYGTLRSDEELLAGISFDTVVIDESHHIKNPDALVTRAVNRLQAAARITLSGTPVMNNTFDLYSQLHFLVPGMFGSREFFRKQYANPIDRDRDEEKTNALRKLTAPFILRRTKEQVAPELPEKTETVLWCNMGPGQREQYETIKSAIRSSIFLEIKQQGIGKSKLAIIQGITRLRQACNSPLLLPAEDRINGDSIKTEMLMEELCNDLKDRKVLVFSQFSSMLHLLSDACRQRGIDHYHFDGSTPSRERMEMVNKFQDESNPVNVFLISLMAGNTGLNLTAASYIFLFDPWWNTAVQEQAVDRSHRIGQTRKVFAYKMVCRDSIEEKIIGMQQQKKQLAGDLIGEGDGFVKQLSLEDLEYLLA, via the coding sequence TTGATCACCAGTTACGGCACTCTTCGTTCCGATGAGGAACTCCTGGCAGGGATCTCATTCGATACGGTCGTGATCGATGAAAGCCACCATATCAAAAACCCGGATGCTTTAGTCACCCGTGCTGTAAACCGCCTGCAAGCCGCTGCGCGTATCACCCTTAGCGGGACGCCCGTAATGAACAATACCTTCGACCTTTATTCGCAGCTTCATTTCCTGGTACCGGGCATGTTCGGAAGCCGTGAGTTCTTCAGGAAGCAATATGCCAATCCCATTGACCGTGACCGGGACGAAGAAAAAACAAATGCCCTGCGAAAGCTGACTGCACCCTTCATTCTCCGCCGGACAAAGGAACAGGTTGCTCCCGAACTACCGGAAAAAACGGAGACCGTTCTTTGGTGCAATATGGGCCCCGGACAGCGGGAACAGTACGAAACGATCAAAAGCGCCATCCGCAGCAGCATCTTTCTTGAAATAAAGCAGCAGGGTATCGGCAAAAGCAAGCTGGCCATTATCCAGGGGATCACCCGCCTTCGCCAGGCTTGCAATTCTCCGCTGCTGCTCCCCGCTGAAGACCGGATCAACGGGGACTCCATAAAAACCGAAATGCTCATGGAGGAGCTTTGCAATGACCTGAAAGATCGAAAAGTACTGGTATTCTCCCAGTTCAGCTCCATGCTGCACCTGCTTTCGGACGCCTGCAGGCAGCGGGGTATTGATCATTATCATTTCGACGGAAGCACCCCCAGCCGGGAGCGCATGGAAATGGTGAATAAATTCCAGGATGAAAGCAACCCGGTAAACGTATTCCTGATCAGCCTGATGGCGGGCAATACCGGCCTGAATCTTACGGCGGCCAGCTATATCTTTTTATTCGACCCCTGGTGGAACACCGCCGTGCAGGAACAGGCCGTTGACAGGAGTCACCGTATCGGACAAACCAGGAAAGTATTTGCCTACAAAATGGTATGCAGGGACAGTATCGAGGAAAAGATCATCGGCATGCAGCAGCAAAAAAAGCAACTGGCCGGCGATCTTATCGGCGAAGGGGACGGCTTCGTGAAACAGCTGAGCCTGGAAGACCTGGAATACCTGCTGGCTTAA